A region from the Lycium barbarum isolate Lr01 chromosome 8, ASM1917538v2, whole genome shotgun sequence genome encodes:
- the LOC132606525 gene encoding uncharacterized protein LOC132606525 has protein sequence MSVFGGDSWAREAQYRKRRLDELMVDNIHSSVYKKLSSSKFACLICAHRPVLDTPLMLSVHVKGSCHRAAESRLREGELGRQDEINKRIALSECGTATSSTLTSSQLRKSASKPLIECTRKAASDILHQTLARSTASQVDEIKCNKGDTTSGLANKRYSQCVQVGVATNQTLMPQAYNRDLRERELKFTSAGWKRDGHGRWFRDENVEFDSDEEDPNLCLP, from the exons ATGAGTGTATTTGGAGGAGATAGTTGGGCAAGAGAAGCACAATATCGGAAGAGAAGACTCGATGAATTGATGGTTGATAACATCCATTCCTCTGTTTATAAGAAGCTCTCTAGCAGCAAATTCGCTTGCCTCATTTGCGCTCATCGTCCGGTCCTCGATACCCCTCTCATGCTCTCT GTACATGTGAAAGGTTCGTGCCATCGGGCAGCAGAGTCAAGGCTTAGAGAAGGAGAATTAGGGAGGCAAGATGAAATAAACAAAAGAATAGCCTTGTCAGAATGTGGTACTGCCACCTCGAGCACCTTGACATCCAGCCAGTTACGTAAATCAGCAAGCAAACCATTGATCGAGTGCACAAGGAAAGCTGCTTCTGACATACTTCATCAAACTTTGGCACGAAGTACTGCTTCTCAAGTGGATGAGATCAAATGTAACAAGGGTGATACTACAAGTGGTCTAGCTAATAAAAGATATAGTCAATGTGTTCAGGTAGGAGTCGCAACAAATCAAACTCTCATGCCTCAAGCATACAACCGGGATCTTCGAGAGAGGGAGCTTAAGTTCACCTCTGCTGGCTGGAAGCGTGATGGCCATGGGAGGTGGTTTAGGGATGAAAAT GTAGAGTTTGACTCGGATGAAGAAGATCCTAATCTCTGTCTTCCATGA